Proteins from one Bacteroidia bacterium genomic window:
- a CDS encoding MjaI family restriction endonuclease has translation MAKEWIVASDGEGLKFKHETLLNYGLNRWGLNKAYSVGALSELIRSCAPKEFKEWEEFYFTKGSQKKKDGIKITREYITGLGQTLYIKLTEVVQKELASITEDECIEYAYNLVLRRTYDGYRTEIETIYGQLEGAVERKIEPAPDNWDRAYSVDFFIKIEKKFIGIQIKPIASGQALNQFQWIEMHRKNHEKFENEFGGKVFFVYSIKAGTGKKKIFNVEVIEEIRAEIKRLSK, from the coding sequence ATGGCTAAAGAATGGATTGTCGCATCAGATGGCGAAGGATTAAAGTTTAAGCACGAAACGCTATTAAATTATGGTTTAAACAGATGGGGATTAAATAAAGCTTACAGCGTGGGTGCTTTATCAGAATTAATTAGAAGTTGCGCCCCAAAAGAATTTAAAGAATGGGAAGAATTTTACTTTACTAAGGGAAGTCAAAAAAAGAAAGACGGAATAAAAATAACAAGAGAGTATATCACTGGACTTGGTCAAACCCTTTATATCAAGTTAACAGAAGTCGTTCAAAAGGAGTTAGCCTCTATAACCGAAGACGAGTGTATTGAATACGCTTATAATCTTGTTCTTCGCAGAACATATGATGGTTACAGAACAGAAATTGAAACTATTTACGGACAATTAGAGGGTGCAGTTGAGCGTAAAATAGAACCAGCGCCAGACAATTGGGATAGAGCTTATAGCGTAGACTTTTTTATAAAAATCGAAAAGAAATTTATCGGTATTCAAATTAAGCCAATTGCATCTGGACAAGCATTAAATCAATTTCAATGGATTGAAATGCACAGGAAAAATCACGAAAAATTTGAAAATGAATTTGGCGGAAAAGTTTTTTTTGTTTATTCAATAAAAGCTGGGACAGGTAAAAAGAAAATTTTCAATGTAGAAGTAATTGAAGAAATAAGAGCAGAAATTAAACGACTTTCCAAATAG
- a CDS encoding OmpA family protein, producing MTLKKQYLFILFSCIFFPCACFSQNLSLTSTNKKAVKYYQEGLRFYDAKNNPKAVENFSNAIEKDPNFVEAYSMLGYVYADMKEDEKAIDELNKALAINPAFFANNFLIIARLQLETGDYLNAKINFQKFQSTNPQDPDFIKYTEEGLADCDFAVEALKHPVPFNPQNMGDAINTEDAEYFPAITADGQTFLFTRDIKDPNAEEGHQEDFYVSNKSEGKWTTAYNFGAPVNTPLNEGAPTLSADGQILVFAGCDRPNGYGSCDLYYSFRVGNKWTTPRNMGPNINTKNWESQPSLSSDGRTLYFIRGFESGEGIKNQDIYKSILDDEKGWQKATRLSDTINTPGMEESVFIAADNQTLYFSSDGHPGMGGLDIFMSRRLPNGSWGIPVNLGYPINTYKDENSILVDPNGHLAYFASNRQGGFGNLDLYSFELPNEDQPNKITYVKGKVFDSRTHKPLDADFELIDLASAKSVVESQSNVGDGSFLVCLPLNKDYALHVSRKGYLFYSDNFSLKNVDISKPFTLDIPLQPIDTGEVVQLKNIFFETNKYDLKEESRAELGKLITFLNTNPNLKIELSGHTDNVGKAKDNLILSNNRAKSVYDYLIQHGISESRLTYRGYGDTRPITTNDTPENRARNRRTEFKVTGF from the coding sequence ATGACCTTAAAAAAACAATATCTTTTCATTTTATTTAGCTGTATCTTTTTTCCATGTGCTTGTTTTAGTCAAAATTTAAGCCTTACCAGTACCAATAAAAAAGCGGTCAAATATTATCAGGAAGGATTGCGATTTTACGATGCGAAAAATAATCCGAAAGCAGTCGAAAATTTTAGCAATGCGATTGAAAAAGATCCAAATTTTGTAGAAGCTTACAGCATGCTCGGCTATGTGTATGCCGACATGAAAGAAGACGAAAAAGCGATTGATGAATTGAACAAAGCACTCGCCATTAACCCTGCCTTTTTCGCTAATAATTTTTTAATCATAGCGCGGCTTCAGTTGGAAACAGGCGATTATCTAAATGCAAAAATAAATTTTCAAAAATTCCAAAGCACCAATCCGCAAGATCCTGATTTTATTAAATACACCGAAGAAGGCTTGGCAGATTGTGATTTCGCGGTAGAAGCACTTAAACACCCTGTTCCTTTTAATCCTCAAAACATGGGAGATGCCATTAATACAGAAGATGCAGAATATTTTCCGGCAATTACGGCGGATGGACAAACATTTTTATTTACACGAGATATTAAAGATCCGAATGCAGAAGAAGGACATCAAGAAGATTTTTATGTGAGCAATAAATCAGAAGGTAAATGGACCACTGCATACAATTTTGGGGCACCTGTTAATACGCCCTTAAATGAAGGTGCGCCAACGCTTTCTGCAGATGGACAAATTTTAGTTTTTGCGGGATGTGATCGTCCGAATGGTTACGGAAGTTGTGATTTATATTATTCGTTCCGGGTAGGAAACAAATGGACAACACCTCGAAATATGGGACCCAATATCAATACTAAAAATTGGGAAAGTCAGCCTTCGCTTTCTTCTGACGGCCGTACACTTTATTTTATTCGCGGTTTTGAATCAGGAGAAGGAATCAAAAATCAAGATATTTATAAGTCTATTTTGGACGATGAAAAGGGGTGGCAAAAGGCGACACGCCTCAGTGATACCATTAATACGCCGGGTATGGAGGAATCTGTTTTTATTGCTGCGGATAATCAAACACTTTATTTTTCGTCTGACGGACATCCCGGTATGGGCGGATTGGATATTTTTATGTCGAGACGATTGCCGAATGGAAGTTGGGGAATCCCAGTAAATTTAGGTTATCCGATTAATACATACAAAGATGAGAATAGTATTTTGGTGGATCCGAATGGGCATTTAGCGTATTTCGCATCCAATAGACAAGGTGGTTTCGGAAATTTAGATTTGTATTCTTTTGAACTTCCAAACGAAGATCAGCCGAATAAAATTACCTATGTAAAAGGCAAAGTATTCGACAGTCGTACGCACAAGCCATTGGATGCTGACTTTGAATTGATTGATTTAGCTTCCGCAAAAAGCGTTGTAGAATCTCAATCCAATGTAGGAGATGGAAGTTTTTTAGTTTGTTTACCGCTTAACAAAGATTATGCACTTCATGTTTCTCGAAAAGGATATTTATTTTATTCCGATAATTTTTCATTAAAAAATGTAGATATTTCCAAACCCTTTACACTTGATATTCCTTTACAGCCAATTGATACAGGTGAAGTTGTTCAGTTGAAAAATATTTTTTTCGAGACGAATAAATACGATTTGAAAGAAGAATCGCGCGCCGAACTGGGAAAACTTATTACATTTTTAAACACCAATCCTAATTTAAAAATCGAATTAAGCGGACATACCGACAACGTTGGAAAAGCGAAAGACAATTTGATTTTATCTAACAATCGCGCAAAATCAGTGTACGACTATTTGATTCAACATGGCATCTCCGAAAGTCGTTTAACGTATCGAGGATATGGTGATACACGCCCTATTACAACAAATGATACGCCTGAAAATAGAGCCAGAAATCGAAGAACAGAATTTAAAGTAACAGGGTTTTGA
- a CDS encoding bifunctional 3-deoxy-7-phosphoheptulonate synthase/chorismate mutase, with protein MIIQLKKDIQPKEKENLFSAVTKIGYKSTEVKTQKGNYLVCIGKKEFDIRLIGCLKGVEDVHRVSDSYKLVSRKWKVNATEIDLGDGIKIGENNFSIMAGPCSIESEEQVEKIANHLLKNNIKIMRGGVFKPRSSPYAFRGLGMDGLKMFYKICREKGIKIITEVMQVSQMAEMYDYVDVYQVGARNSQNFNLLDELGKVDKPVLIKRGMSGTIDELLQSAEYVFASGNERLMLCERGIRTFETAYRNTFDLNAIPILKEKTHLPVIADPSHGIGLREHVSVIALAATLAGADGVIYEVHETPEEALSDGQQTLDFKESEDLIEKIRKLKKVF; from the coding sequence ATGATTATTCAATTAAAAAAAGACATTCAACCGAAAGAAAAAGAGAATCTTTTTTCGGCTGTTACAAAAATCGGATACAAATCCACGGAAGTGAAAACGCAAAAAGGAAACTATTTGGTTTGCATCGGAAAAAAAGAATTTGATATTCGGTTAATCGGCTGTTTGAAAGGTGTTGAAGACGTTCACAGAGTATCGGACAGTTACAAATTGGTTTCCAGAAAATGGAAAGTAAATGCGACGGAAATTGATTTGGGCGATGGGATAAAAATCGGTGAAAATAATTTTTCTATTATGGCAGGTCCTTGCAGCATTGAAAGCGAAGAACAAGTGGAAAAAATCGCCAATCATTTGCTTAAAAATAATATTAAAATAATGCGTGGAGGTGTTTTCAAGCCGCGTAGTTCTCCCTACGCATTCAGAGGTTTAGGAATGGATGGATTAAAAATGTTTTATAAAATTTGCAGAGAAAAAGGAATAAAAATAATTACGGAAGTGATGCAAGTTTCGCAAATGGCGGAGATGTACGATTATGTGGATGTGTACCAAGTGGGCGCGCGAAATTCGCAAAATTTTAATTTGTTGGATGAGCTGGGAAAAGTAGATAAACCCGTATTGATAAAACGCGGAATGAGTGGAACGATTGATGAATTATTGCAGTCGGCAGAATATGTTTTTGCAAGTGGAAATGAGCGCCTAATGCTTTGTGAACGCGGCATTCGAACGTTTGAAACCGCGTATCGAAATACATTTGATTTGAATGCCATTCCGATTTTGAAAGAAAAAACGCATTTGCCTGTGATTGCAGATCCTTCGCATGGTATTGGTTTGCGCGAGCATGTGTCTGTAATTGCTTTGGCAGCAACGCTTGCAGGAGCAGATGGTGTTATTTACGAAGTGCACGAAACGCCCGAAGAAGCTTTGTCGGATGGACAACAAACACTTGATTTTAAAGAATCAGAAGATTTAATTGAGAAAATAAGAAAGCTCAAAAAAGTGTTTTGA
- the tnpA gene encoding IS200/IS605 family transposase, translated as MSGTFSQIYIQIVFAVKGRENIIAKAWKDDLHKYISGIIKGKDQKSIIVNGMPDHIHAFIGLKPSMSISDLVRDIKNNSSKFINENKLVKGKFSWQEGYGVFSYSHSQIENVYNYILNQEEHHKVKSFREEYVEFLEKFEIEHNEKYLFDWIE; from the coding sequence ATGTCAGGAACATTTTCACAAATTTATATTCAAATAGTTTTTGCCGTTAAAGGCAGAGAAAATATAATTGCTAAAGCATGGAAAGATGATTTGCATAAATACATATCTGGCATCATTAAAGGGAAAGACCAAAAATCAATTATTGTAAATGGTATGCCAGACCATATCCATGCTTTTATTGGGTTAAAGCCATCTATGTCAATTTCAGATTTGGTGAGAGATATCAAAAACAATTCGAGTAAGTTTATCAATGAAAACAAATTGGTAAAAGGAAAATTTTCATGGCAGGAAGGGTATGGTGTATTTTCCTATTCGCATTCGCAAATTGAAAATGTTTACAATTACATATTAAATCAGGAGGAGCATCATAAAGTAAAAAGTTTCAGAGAAGAATATGTTGAATTTTTAGAAAAATTTGAGATTGAACACAATGAAAAATATTTGTTTGATTGGATTGAATAA
- the trpA gene encoding tryptophan synthase subunit alpha, producing MNQLDNLFQEKNGNIFSVYFTAGFPRLNDTGIILEELIKNKVDLIEIGIPFSDPLADGPTIQHSDEMALKNGMTLQILFQQLRNFKKKTSSFKTPFILMGYLNPVLQYGVEKFCKEACSFGISGIILPDLPLKEYLNEYKTIFEKYDLKNIFLITPQTSEERVREIDKHSDSFIYMVSSASVTGAKNKISEAQKKYFERIKKMKLKSKTLIGFGISDKKSFETACQYAQGAIIGSAFIKSIEESKNLKKDIQIFVESIKPKS from the coding sequence ATGAATCAGTTAGATAATTTATTTCAAGAAAAAAATGGAAATATTTTCTCTGTGTATTTCACTGCAGGCTTTCCGCGATTGAATGACACGGGAATAATTTTAGAAGAATTAATCAAAAACAAAGTTGATTTAATTGAAATCGGTATTCCGTTTTCAGACCCTTTGGCGGATGGTCCAACTATTCAGCACAGCGACGAAATGGCGTTAAAAAACGGAATGACGCTACAGATTTTATTTCAACAGTTAAGAAATTTTAAGAAGAAAACTTCTTCTTTTAAAACACCTTTTATATTGATGGGATATTTGAATCCGGTGTTACAATACGGTGTCGAAAAATTTTGTAAAGAGGCTTGTTCATTTGGAATTAGCGGAATTATTTTACCTGATTTACCTTTGAAAGAATACTTAAATGAGTATAAAACCATTTTCGAAAAATACGATTTGAAAAATATTTTTTTGATTACGCCACAAACATCCGAAGAGCGTGTTCGAGAAATTGATAAACATTCGGATTCCTTTATTTACATGGTTTCTTCGGCTTCTGTAACGGGTGCTAAAAATAAAATTTCAGAAGCTCAAAAAAAATATTTTGAGCGCATCAAAAAGATGAAATTGAAAAGTAAGACATTGATTGGTTTTGGAATTTCAGATAAAAAATCTTTTGAAACAGCTTGTCAATATGCGCAAGGAGCCATTATTGGAAGTGCATTTATAAAATCGATTGAGGAGAGTAAAAATTTAAAAAAAGATATTCAAATTTTTGTTGAATCTATAAAACCGAAATCATGA
- a CDS encoding DUF4062 domain-containing protein — protein sequence MEKKYQFFISSTYIDLVEERKEVIQALLELDCIPVGMELFPAANEDQWTLIKELIDTCDYYLLIVGGRYGSLNSQGISYTHMEYDYAIKKGIPVIAFTPANPEEIAVGKTDKDPEKNQKLNDFLDLVQQKMCKSYENPKDLGSVASRSMIKLIKKHPAIGWVRANKLTSAESNIEIIELRKKVQELEEKLYKQKNFAPQGADSLEQGEDKIELKYHYVQNAWQSMVDSEDGSIEFTWDEVFSILSPLMVDEAPEDSLRNEIVKIIREQIKEKENRRPSKIEVNGTDFQTIKIQLIALGLIDKSDKKRSIKDSDVYWKLTPFGENKMMSLKARKKNEG from the coding sequence ATGGAAAAAAAATATCAATTCTTCATCAGTTCTACATACATTGATTTAGTTGAAGAACGAAAAGAAGTCATTCAAGCACTACTTGAGTTAGATTGCATTCCTGTTGGTATGGAATTATTTCCAGCAGCAAATGAAGACCAATGGACGCTTATTAAAGAATTAATTGACACTTGTGATTATTACTTACTAATTGTTGGTGGAAGATATGGTTCCTTAAACAGTCAGGGAATTAGCTACACCCATATGGAATATGATTATGCTATTAAAAAAGGTATTCCTGTTATTGCATTTACACCTGCAAACCCAGAAGAAATAGCAGTAGGTAAAACTGATAAAGACCCAGAAAAAAATCAAAAACTAAATGACTTTTTAGATTTGGTTCAGCAAAAAATGTGTAAAAGTTATGAAAACCCCAAAGACCTAGGATCTGTGGCAAGTAGAAGTATGATTAAACTAATAAAGAAACATCCTGCTATTGGTTGGGTTAGAGCAAATAAACTTACAAGTGCTGAAAGTAATATAGAAATTATTGAATTAAGAAAGAAAGTTCAGGAACTAGAAGAAAAACTATATAAACAAAAGAATTTCGCTCCACAAGGAGCAGACTCATTAGAACAAGGAGAAGATAAAATAGAATTAAAATATCATTACGTGCAAAATGCTTGGCAATCTATGGTTGACTCTGAAGATGGAAGTATTGAATTTACTTGGGATGAAGTATTCAGTATTCTTTCTCCTCTAATGGTTGACGAAGCACCAGAAGATTCATTACGAAATGAGATTGTGAAAATTATTAGAGAACAAATAAAAGAAAAAGAAAATCGCAGACCTTCCAAAATTGAAGTAAATGGAACAGATTTTCAAACAATTAAAATTCAACTTATAGCATTAGGTTTAATAGACAAAAGCGATAAGAAAAGAAGTATTAAAGACAGTGATGTATATTGGAAACTAACACCTTTTGGAGAAAATAAAATGATGAGCCTAAAAGCGAGAAAGAAAAACGAGGGCTAA
- a CDS encoding MgtC/SapB family protein: MISYTEILIRLSLAALFGAVIGLERERKDWAAGLRTHMMVCLGASLAMIVSAYGFAEVLGGKNIVLDPSRIAAQVISGIGFIGAGTILFLKQGIVRGLTTASGLWTVAAIGLATGSGMYFAALIATVLAICILWMLQPIEKKLFNKFKQKSVKITTVNKNKSVDLVSKFFQSNHLEIFSCLVDKLDNEFIISVEFKSLDKLELMKLINECQADDDIKEVVWSS; the protein is encoded by the coding sequence ATGATTTCCTACACTGAAATATTAATCCGATTAAGTTTGGCTGCCTTGTTTGGCGCTGTTATCGGATTAGAAAGAGAGCGCAAAGATTGGGCAGCTGGATTGCGCACGCACATGATGGTTTGTTTGGGCGCATCGCTCGCTATGATTGTTTCTGCGTACGGTTTTGCAGAAGTCTTGGGAGGTAAAAATATTGTGTTGGATCCATCGCGAATTGCAGCGCAAGTAATTAGCGGAATCGGTTTTATTGGTGCGGGAACAATTCTATTTTTGAAGCAAGGAATTGTACGTGGCTTAACTACGGCATCTGGTTTGTGGACGGTTGCTGCCATTGGTTTAGCAACAGGTAGCGGAATGTATTTTGCTGCGCTCATTGCCACTGTTTTAGCGATATGTATTCTTTGGATGTTGCAACCAATTGAAAAAAAATTATTCAATAAATTTAAACAAAAAAGCGTAAAAATAACGACGGTTAATAAAAATAAATCAGTGGATTTGGTGAGTAAATTTTTTCAAAGCAATCACTTAGAAATTTTTTCTTGTTTGGTTGATAAATTAGATAATGAATTTATTATTTCGGTCGAATTTAAAAGTTTGGATAAATTAGAATTAATGAAGCTCATCAACGAATGTCAAGCTGATGATGACATCAAGGAAGTTGTTTGGAGTAGTTAA
- a CDS encoding DUF1569 domain-containing protein encodes MKTIFDKETRDKLIERISKLDENSIAQFGKMNIYQMVKHCTLYEEWILGKNKPEYKQAFIGRLFGKMALKDIIKDESPLKRNVPTLSFLKVKKAIGDIEAEKSKWIILIEEYEYFSNPDFIHSFFGKMTKEQIGYMAYKHIDHHLRQFGA; translated from the coding sequence ATGAAAACGATTTTTGATAAAGAAACAAGAGATAAATTGATTGAAAGAATTAGCAAGCTTGATGAAAACAGTATAGCTCAATTCGGCAAGATGAATATTTACCAAATGGTGAAGCATTGTACTCTTTATGAAGAATGGATATTAGGTAAAAACAAGCCTGAATATAAACAAGCATTCATTGGACGCTTATTTGGAAAAATGGCTTTGAAAGATATAATAAAAGATGAAAGCCCACTAAAGCGAAATGTACCTACACTTTCTTTTCTGAAAGTAAAAAAAGCAATAGGTGACATAGAAGCGGAAAAAAGTAAATGGATTATCCTGATTGAAGAGTATGAATATTTTTCAAATCCAGACTTCATTCATTCTTTTTTCGGAAAAATGACAAAAGAACAAATTGGTTATATGGCTTATAAACATATTGACCATCATTTGAGACAATTTGGAGCATAG
- a CDS encoding 7-carboxy-7-deazaguanine synthase QueE has protein sequence MKSASIVDEKGFSLPLMEEFYTIQGEGFHSGKAAYFIRIGGCDVGCHWCDVKESWDASLHPLTAVDKIVFNTEQFPAKTVVVTGGEPSMYQLDYLTSELNKRGIQTFVETSGAYPLTGNWHWICLSPKKTSAPLPDIFKKADELKVIIFNKDDFKWAEKNAASVSEKCQLFLQPEWSKRETVMPLIVEYVMSHPRWNVSLQTHKYMHIP, from the coding sequence ATGAAAAGTGCTTCTATTGTTGATGAAAAGGGTTTTTCTTTACCGTTGATGGAAGAGTTTTACACCATTCAAGGAGAAGGATTTCATTCTGGGAAAGCAGCGTATTTTATTCGCATTGGTGGCTGTGATGTGGGTTGTCATTGGTGCGATGTAAAAGAAAGTTGGGACGCTTCTTTGCATCCGCTTACAGCGGTGGATAAGATTGTTTTTAACACTGAACAATTTCCAGCGAAAACTGTTGTGGTTACAGGTGGAGAGCCTTCCATGTATCAATTGGATTATTTAACTTCAGAACTAAATAAGCGCGGAATTCAAACGTTTGTGGAAACTTCTGGCGCGTATCCTTTAACAGGAAATTGGCATTGGATTTGCCTTTCACCTAAAAAAACAAGTGCACCTTTACCTGATATTTTTAAAAAAGCGGATGAATTGAAAGTGATTATTTTCAATAAAGATGATTTTAAATGGGCAGAAAAAAATGCCGCTTCGGTGAGTGAAAAATGTCAATTGTTTTTGCAACCGGAATGGAGTAAAAGAGAAACGGTAATGCCTTTAATTGTGGAGTACGTGATGAGCCATCCGCGTTGGAATGTGTCCTTGCAAACCCACAAATACATGCACATTCCGTAA
- the trpB gene encoding tryptophan synthase subunit beta has translation MYQVDKNGYYGNYGGAFIPEMLYPNVEELRKKYLKIMGEKKFQEEFQKLLKDYVGRPSPLYHAERLSAHYETNIYLKREDLNHTGAHKINNTLGQILLAKRLGKTRIIAETGAGQHGVATATVCALMGLECIVYMGSIDMERQAPNVARMKLLGAKVIPATCGSKTLKDATNEAIRDWINHPEDTHYIIGSVVGPHPYPDMVARFQSVISEEIKIQLKDKTGKGNPDYVIACVGGGSNAAGAFYHFLDQKKVNLIAVEAAGKGIHSGYSAATSVLGKPGIIHGSKTLLMQTEDGQIVEPYSISAGLDYPGVGPVHAHLFESGRAIFANATDSEALDAAYLLCKLEGIIPALESAHALAFLEKKKFKKKDLVVINLSGRGDKDLATYMKYQK, from the coding sequence ATGTATCAAGTAGATAAAAACGGTTATTATGGAAATTACGGCGGCGCATTTATTCCAGAAATGTTGTATCCCAATGTGGAAGAGCTTCGCAAGAAGTATTTGAAAATTATGGGAGAAAAAAAATTTCAAGAAGAGTTTCAAAAATTATTAAAAGATTATGTTGGACGACCTTCTCCTTTGTATCATGCAGAAAGACTTTCGGCTCATTATGAAACGAATATTTATTTAAAACGGGAAGACTTAAACCATACGGGAGCGCATAAAATAAACAATACACTCGGACAAATTTTATTGGCGAAACGTTTGGGTAAAACACGCATCATTGCGGAGACTGGCGCAGGACAACACGGAGTTGCAACTGCCACTGTTTGCGCTCTAATGGGCTTAGAATGCATTGTGTACATGGGTTCGATTGACATGGAGCGCCAAGCGCCAAATGTCGCTCGTATGAAATTATTAGGTGCGAAAGTGATTCCCGCTACGTGTGGTAGTAAAACGCTGAAGGATGCTACCAATGAGGCGATTCGAGATTGGATCAATCATCCGGAAGATACGCATTATATTATTGGTTCTGTTGTAGGTCCGCATCCGTATCCGGATATGGTAGCACGTTTCCAGAGTGTTATTAGCGAAGAAATAAAAATCCAGTTGAAAGATAAAACGGGGAAAGGAAATCCAGATTATGTGATTGCTTGTGTGGGAGGAGGAAGCAATGCTGCTGGCGCTTTTTATCATTTCTTAGATCAAAAGAAAGTAAATTTAATTGCTGTTGAAGCTGCAGGAAAAGGGATACATAGTGGATATTCCGCGGCGACAAGTGTACTTGGAAAACCAGGTATTATTCACGGAAGCAAAACACTTTTGATGCAAACGGAAGATGGACAAATAGTAGAGCCTTACAGCATTTCGGCAGGATTGGATTATCCGGGAGTAGGTCCCGTGCACGCACATTTATTTGAAAGCGGAAGAGCCATTTTTGCGAATGCAACAGATTCGGAAGCCTTGGACGCAGCTTATTTATTGTGCAAATTGGAAGGTATTATTCCTGCATTGGAAAGTGCGCATGCACTCGCATTTCTCGAAAAAAAGAAGTTCAAGAAAAAAGATTTAGTGGTGATTAATTTATCGGGTAGGGGAGATAAAGATTTGGCAACGTATATGAAATATCAAAAATAA
- a CDS encoding TrmO family methyltransferase — MERNISPIATVKNTRLIAIDDFWKEIESEIELAAHIPTEAFDNISDFSHLEIIFLFNKVDKKNIVFSGRPRGNPVYPSVGIFVQRKKDRPNGIGLSTVELIEHSGRKIKVRYLDAIDGTPIIDIKPVCKEFEPKGEIKQPIWVSDLMKNYW; from the coding sequence ATGGAAAGAAATATAAGTCCCATCGCTACTGTGAAAAATACGCGATTGATTGCTATTGATGATTTTTGGAAAGAAATTGAGAGCGAAATAGAACTCGCAGCGCACATTCCGACGGAAGCATTTGATAATATCAGTGATTTTTCTCACCTCGAAATTATTTTTTTATTCAATAAAGTAGATAAAAAAAACATTGTTTTTTCAGGTCGCCCGCGCGGAAATCCTGTATATCCTTCGGTTGGTATTTTTGTACAACGGAAAAAAGATCGACCTAACGGAATTGGACTTTCTACGGTTGAATTAATAGAACATTCTGGAAGAAAAATAAAAGTAAGATATTTGGATGCAATTGATGGGACACCGATTATAGATATCAAACCAGTATGTAAAGAATTTGAACCGAAAGGTGAAATTAAACAACCCATTTGGGTGAGTGATTTGATGAAAAATTATTGGTAA
- a CDS encoding DNA methyltransferase: MTELPDNSVHLAITSPPYWQLKDYGTENQIGFHDNYENYINNLNLVWKECYRTLHNGCRLCVNIGDQFARAVYYGRYKVIPIREEIIKFCENIGFDYMGAIIWQKVTTSNTSGGGVQMGSYPYPRNGILKLDYEFILVFKKLGDAPKPTKEQKELSKMTAEEWNTFFAGHWNFAGARQNNHMAMYPEELPRRLIKMFSFIGENILDPFAGSGTTSLAAKNLERNSMGFEINQEFIPIIKEKLEVHQKDLNGTTYEFLKQKEFKTDFEEEIQKFPYIFKDPHTLDKKIDVKKLQFGSKIDKDSTNKREDFFMVKEIISPEKIRLSNDLTIKLIGIKEDTIINGKATAFLIEKTKGKRVFLKYDKEKYDKENNLLCYLYLENKTFINAHLIKKGLAQVDSEMDFKYKNKFLSLYKEVCL, encoded by the coding sequence ATGACCGAACTGCCAGACAATTCGGTGCATTTGGCTATTACTTCGCCACCATATTGGCAACTCAAAGACTATGGGACTGAGAACCAAATTGGGTTTCACGACAATTACGAAAATTACATCAACAACCTGAATTTAGTTTGGAAAGAGTGCTACCGCACTCTTCACAATGGTTGCAGATTGTGTGTTAACATTGGCGACCAATTTGCAAGAGCAGTTTATTACGGTCGCTATAAAGTAATTCCAATCCGAGAGGAAATAATTAAGTTCTGCGAAAATATTGGCTTCGACTATATGGGAGCTATTATTTGGCAAAAGGTTACAACCTCTAATACATCAGGTGGAGGCGTTCAAATGGGCTCTTATCCTTACCCCAGAAATGGAATTTTAAAGCTCGATTATGAATTTATTTTGGTTTTCAAAAAATTGGGGGATGCACCTAAACCGACTAAAGAACAAAAGGAACTTTCTAAAATGACAGCGGAAGAATGGAACACTTTTTTTGCTGGACATTGGAATTTTGCAGGCGCGAGACAGAACAACCATATGGCAATGTATCCAGAAGAATTACCAAGACGATTAATTAAAATGTTTTCGTTTATAGGAGAAAATATTCTTGACCCATTCGCAGGAAGCGGAACAACCTCATTAGCTGCTAAAAATCTTGAACGAAATTCAATGGGATTTGAAATTAATCAGGAATTTATTCCAATCATAAAAGAAAAATTAGAGGTCCATCAAAAAGACTTGAATGGAACTACTTATGAGTTTTTAAAACAAAAAGAGTTTAAAACCGACTTTGAGGAAGAAATCCAAAAGTTTCCTTACATATTCAAGGACCCTCATACGCTTGACAAAAAAATTGATGTAAAAAAATTACAATTCGGTTCTAAAATTGACAAAGACAGTACCAACAAAAGAGAAGATTTTTTTATGGTCAAAGAAATTATCAGTCCCGAAAAAATTCGCTTGAGCAATGATTTAACGATTAAACTTATTGGAATAAAAGAAGACACAATTATAAATGGCAAAGCAACAGCATTTCTAATTGAAAAAACAAAAGGTAAACGAGTTTTTCTTAAATATGACAAGGAAAAATACGACAAGGAAAATAATTTGCTTTGCTACTTATATCTTGAAAACAAAACTTTCATCAATGCTCACTTAATTAAAAAAGGGCTTGCTCAGGTGGACAGCGAAATGGATTTCAAATACAAAAATAAATTTTTAAGCCTCTACAAAGAAGTATGCCTATAA